The nucleotide sequence ACGCAGGGCCACCACCTCGGCCCGCAGCTCGCGGTTCTCGGCCTGCGCGTCGCGGCGGTCCCGGTCGGCGGCCCAGAGCAGACCGGCGAGCACGGCGACGACGACCAGGGCCACAGCCAGGGCGACGGCCATCACGCGGCGGCCCTCCCAGCGAGGTACGCCTCCGGGGCCGGGTACCAGCCGAGCGACACCCCGACCCAGTACGCGCACTCCTCGTCGTGCAGGTCACCGGCGATGTGCCCGCACGGCAGGGCGTCCACGGTGATCAGGCCGGTCGGCTGGGTGGGCTCGTCGTCGTCCCGCCGGGCCGGCTGGGTCGGGGCCGGCATGGGCCGGGCCGGTCCGGGCGGCATCGGCTGCTCGCCCGGCCATGCGGCGGCCACGTCCCGAACCCGACGGCGGCCCGTGCCAGCCGGCACCGTGGCGTCCAGCTCCGGGTACCACGTCTGCCGCAGGCCCCGACCGGTTCGCTTCGCGTCGTACATCGCCACGTCGACCCGGCGCAGCGTCTCCGCCAGATCGGCCAGCGCGGTGGTGACACCGACCGTGCCGGTGACCGTGATCTGCCCGGTGGGCAGGTCCACCGGCCACGACGTCACCAGGTCGGCCAGCATGTCCGGTGCGGCGAGCAGCAGCAGCTCGTCGCCGCCGAGCCGGACCGCCGTGCCGTACAGGCGCAGCCCGGCGGCGACCGCGACCAGGGCGGCGTCTCCGGCGGCGTGGCCGAGGGTGTCGTTGATGTCCTTGAAGTGGTCGAGATCGACCAGGGCGACGGCGAGGCCGGCGGGCCGTTCGGCCGGCCAGGTCTCCTCGAGCCAGCGCCGGTTGTACAGGCCGGTGAGCGGGTCGGTGGTGGCCTGCCAGGTGCGCTCGGCGAGCCGCTGCTCGAGGTGCGCCTCGCGGATCTCCAGGTAGGCGATGCGGGCCTGGAGGGCGTCGACGTCG is from Micromonospora pallida and encodes:
- a CDS encoding GGDEF domain-containing protein, producing MTAPTIDVDALQARIAYLEIREAHLEQRLAERTWQATTDPLTGLYNRRWLEETWPAERPAGLAVALVDLDHFKDINDTLGHAAGDAALVAVAAGLRLYGTAVRLGGDELLLLAAPDMLADLVTSWPVDLPTGQITVTGTVGVTTALADLAETLRRVDVAMYDAKRTGRGLRQTWYPELDATVPAGTGRRRVRDVAAAWPGEQPMPPGPARPMPAPTQPARRDDDEPTQPTGLITVDALPCGHIAGDLHDEECAYWVGVSLGWYPAPEAYLAGRAAA